The DNA segment taatattaaaattttaaattaaattaaattatcattaaattttaaatctaaaaataaaatttaaaaagtttataaataggattccaaaatatattaaaggatGTAAAATGACTTTaataataaagagagaaaaattaaaaaaaatattaattatggttaaaaacaaattttttaaaagtgtaaagTAAGAAGTTAGAAGTGCAAGCTGAAACACCCTATTTCATAGACGTTGTGTGTATATTAACTGAATCTAGTTATGGAACCCAAGTTATTCATtgccacctttttttttttctttatcattattGTCCGTCTCTTTCACTTGGTAACTTGATACATGATTATTATCTGTAAAGATTAAGTATATGAGATTAATTTGTACATAGTAAAAGTTTTATACTGTTAGTAAGTTAAGTTTGTCATAAATAcgatattcaaaataattataataaaagctaatagTTATACATCATATATAACAATTTGTGATTGAAGGAGTAGAAAACTTAGTATGCCATTTCTCAATTTTTACACTTTGGATTCCAATggaattcataatatatttattcttatacGTTAAGGTCTTTTTCACAGttaatttgaaagtaattttttttaatctgttatataaattaaatcttatattaatttttacaaattttagtttgaaatctatttttatttacttctaaatttattcaaataaacaaaaaaaaatattttcaaattctttcaaattttctcTTACTTTTCCACTACCTAAGAAGTGATGATTGGACACAAGGATGAATGGGTTTGGAGATCCTATGCAAACCCAAGAAAAACACTGTGctataaaatacattattagCCAACATAACTCTATGAATATCCGCCTTTTGATCAAACAGTATCTTCTCTgctgtgtttttcttttacactGCAAATATCCATGTCCCTCCCAGTTGGGTTTGTGGTCCAAAATTACCAAGTTGAAGATGTGGCCTATTATAGAGGGAAAATATTCTCTCTACAAATGGTTTTCTATCCATTTAGATAATTACCCTTAAATATTGATTAGTCTCGTAAAGTCAAAATGTTTCATCCATAGATTCTTTCACCAGGgccatttttatttgttgaagtTTTCCTTCAAAATAAACTTGACTTAACCTCAAACTATAAGAACATGATGAAAATCTCatattaactaaagataaaatcagtttattgtatataaatagatgtaaactttatcttataagtttattttgtaaaattgaattaagttaTCTAATCacttatgagaaaaaaatgtgtTGAAAGTTTCACGTTAAGTAAagattttttacatttttcatacTAATGATCGTTATATTCCCTTAAGGTTCTGCCTTTTTTATATGGAACATATCAGCAGAATATTTGGTTATTTCAAATCAAATCCAGGTGAAGACAAGCACATTGAGGACAAACAGAGATAGTGGTCCAGGTCAAGTGACTCAGCAAAAGGTGCAGTGTTGTGGTTATTGGAGTGACCACTTCCTGTTGATAATAACTATACTATATCTCATTTGATATTGATGTTATTCATAAAATTGTAAAGCGTGTAAATGGGAGGTTGTGACTCCCTTTTTGCAAGTGATATCACTTGCACATCAAGGTGTCACAGAGGTGGCTTGTAATTTGTTCAGTCCAACAGTTATTACATGATTGAGAGAGCAGTGACCTTATTGAATTTCATATTTAGTATTGCACCTAATAATATGATGCGAACAGGAGTTTCATGAAATTTGTTATCAGTTCAGTGTGACTCTTAACAAATGTAAAAGGAAATTGAATGTTTTGCCATGAAAAGGAAGATGAAGGTTCTGCTAGGAGGATCAAGTTACATGAAGCTAAATCACATTTCTTAAGGAGAGAATTTGATCCCATTGAACTATTGTTTCCTATAAGGAAAATTTGCAAAGAAGATTATTTTTTCATGCTTGGGAAAGTTTCATCCACCTAGTGaatttttatttccttcttCATCATCTATTTTTCTGCTGTACTATAAGAGCATTAAGCTTCGTTTGTTTCCAACACAGAATAATGTTGATCATGTTTTCTTGTACATGGACCACCTTTCATTCACACACTTTTCACCATCTGATTTCAGTAGGACCCACAAAACTATTTTGGTAcctgaattttattttggtacCTGTACTGATACTGATACCATGTGAAGAGATGCTACTGGTGGGTGTTTCTGTATGAAGCATTGTTCTTCCCAAAAAATCACTGCATAAGTTTTCTAGGTACCGTTTTTCTATTGTTTAGGTTCAAATTGAATCATGgcatttttcttcactttttcaaaatcatgGAAGTAATATACGTTTTAAGACatcttaatatgtttatttatggGGTAAAACAACAGTTATAAGTTTAACGCAAATGCACTAAAGTTGACAGCagcaaaaaattcaaaaagaaaaaaagtactTTATCTTAGTCTACGTGTATCCAATGATGGACCATGCTTGATGACTAATTCGCAAAGAATCCACACGAAGGAACTATTGTGCTTGAGTTTGAACTAAAGGGAAGTCCCTTGAGATGCGCTCTTATAACATACTGATCATGTTCCCTGATGAACAGCAGCACAAGGATTAGTGCttgtaaatgttaaaaattcAACTAAAATAATGTGTATGTTGTTGACTTGTTGGAGCCACACCAGATTGGAGTATACAATTTATCTCCAGAAACTAATAACAATAGTCATAATAACATATCATTATCACCGTTTGTAAAGTTTGAATTATCTTCGACTTAAAGATTCCACACTACCAAGTATATTACAGTCAAAATAGTGCATACAAGTGGAACATAACGCAACCTCGTGAGTTAGCTTTTatagttgaattttatttaaactcgTTTTAAAAGGTCATTATAACTTATCTTAATAACCATAGTATAGATTATATTAGATCATTTATTAGGAAGCTATTATTCTACCACTCACGTCTTTCAATTCTGCAATGTCTCACACTAAGGAGCATTTGTTTACCTGCTTGAGTTGCCAGCTCCAAACCCAAATCTCAAGAATATGAAGTGGGtttctaatttatataaagatCTTAACACACGCTTACAATAAATTGTACAAAGTGTAAGCAATGCTGCTTGAATATTTATCCATAACAAAAAAGATAACTATTCGAATGTCCAATGTGAATTTAATTGCCTTTTTGTAACTCGACAAAGTGTTGTAATTGCATAAATGGTTGGTTGGAACTGCAACCAAAAACTGGTAGTGAGTGTTTGTTGATTTGTGAATATGAACCTATATTGAGCACAAAATTCTGACCTTTTACATCAGATATATATGATCTATAGCAACACTTATGTACACTTGACATCATTCATCCTAATTGAGTTGGGGTACCCCTTTGTCACAAACACTGCTTGCTTAGAGATTCTTTAGATAACAGCACATGAAGCAGCTCACTCAGCCTATCAGCACCAGGGCCTGGCCTAAACATTGTAACATTGCCACGAACAGAACAAGGGTCAGCCCCACCTTCTGTGGTTCCAACACACCAAGCCCCAGGTGAAAATCTGTGGGTGCGCCCCAGAAGTTCCTTGTCAATCTTGTCTAGAACTGGATCATCCTTAGCAAATTTGCGCGCAAAAAGTGCCTTGCTTTTAACCATTTTGTCAAAGTCCTTCATGGTTAAGGAGATGGGATGCTGCTTTGGAGGAGTGTCCCAAGCAATGTAGTGAAGATCATGGCTTATGGCAGTGTGACGGAATTCCTCAGTGTTACAAATGACAGTGTGAAAGTATCCCTCTGGAGAGGACACAAAATTTGTATAGTACATTAGCATAGTCCGTGGAAAGTTATCCCATCCCCATATACAGTACTCCACAAAGGACCGAGTCAGTACAACCCAAGCTGAACCTGTTCACAGGGCATAGAAGTATAGGGATCTACCATGTTCATTGTCCATCTAATGGAAAAAAGTTAAGTAATCATGTCATGCTAGCTAGCTAGCTAGTTATTTTGCAATCTTAGAACTGCTGAACCTTAAAAGGGCCTCTTAAGTTAAATTTGCAGTagaaaataggtttttaaaatattatagataatgGATAGGGACATACCAGTAAACAGTTTAAAAGACGTGGGAAGGGTTCTTCGTTGAGTGGTCAATGCTAAATCAGATTTCTTTGATAAGTAAAGGGCAGGATCAATAATGATGGGCCTTGCTCTTTGATTCCTGCATAGAATAAGTAATATAAGTAAGTCAGGGGAGAAAAACATGTAGAATATAGTCTACAGAAATTTTCAGATGCATAACAATCAAATTCACTTACAATTTCCAACCAGCAATGTGTGTGTGCTCAATGAAATTGAGATTCCTTGACAGATTCGAGAAAACATAAAGCAAATCTGCAAAAGCagaaaacaaatatcaaatgGGTTCAGGGAGTAAACTTTTTGCATGTATGACTTGATAGATGCTTAAACTAAAACTATATACAGCATGGAATGATCTATACGGATCTGGATTTATGCCAAATGATAGACTATCAGACAGAAAGAAGATGCTGAAACGAGGAGACTAAAATCATTGAGTACAAAATACCATGAAGCAAATTGTTACGCAGTTATGCAGGTACTATAAACTTTATTTTGCCTACTGAATTCTTTTGCATCTGACAACCACCCAAATCAAGTTCAGACTTCTATGAATTTATCTCGAATGTTTTACAATTATGTCCAGTTCATACTTCATTTCCGGCAACACCCTAGTTCTGGTCatgaagagaaagaataaactatttataatataatccaTGTCCCAAATATATTCTGAATTGCAGTTATGAATTCTTCAGCAACTAGCGACTAAGATTGGGAAAAGTAAAACTCCTCTGAAGTTTGTCTAATGTGAGCAGAGGTAATTAGTAATCCatcttaatttaaaagagaCTAAGACCACAAtgcaattcaaaattaattaaacagaGGATATACCTTTGTTCATTTTAGAGAGAAACTCGAGACAAAAACACTTGGGTATGAGTGCCCAAAAGTTCTGTAGAAAagaatcatatattttaaaaaaacaatggaTATTTATGGAAAAGAAGAACTATCTAACATCTGCTGTGGTAATGAAGATATTGAAAGACCTTGTTTAGCACCTCTGTGCTATAAGTTATAGATTATGAATGTAATCCCGCAGATATCAACCTTCATAAGTATACAAACAAATCTCCCAAATATATGCAATGGTATTGGTGGCAAGGCATATGTCATATCTTCAATAATAGGACCTCAAACTCTGCATCAAGTGGGATAAAGCTAGGTTGCTGTTTTCTTAGAGAGCAAGGCAAAGCTAATTTATGGAGATTCAATTTGGCATCCCTCACATTTGTTAGGGAATAGAGCAACCACCAACCCATATTAACAATGATTTGAATATCAAAACGGTCTGAATGGTACCagtagaaatatataaaatttacactACTTGTAGACTGTATTATAAGAGGCACATGAACTAACTAATTTCTGTCTTGCTTCATGATGATGACTGTCCTTGAATTACTAAAAACAACTATGCTTTAAGCTACAATGACTGTGGTGGaagattataaatagaatttcatgGAATAGCAACATAAAACAATAGAATtacagagagagagaaaaacaagagGCAGTGAATATGGCAAATGATTTAATTTCATAGTTCAGGCCATAAATTACTTGCTAGCCTTTTACTACTTAAACACGTGTAACAAGAAAATGGAAGTGATAATTGTGTTTGATAGTATGTAATGTGACCCACTTATTTCAGTCATTAGTTGTTAAACAAACCTAATGATGTTACATAGAGATCCATCCTGAATAATTGGCAATGATCGCAAGATTGAAAAAGATGAACAGAAGTCGTTCCTGTTGCTAAAACATCACTGcatactttaataatattttctgtTCACAAAACAATAGTGTAGTGATCAAGGAAAATAAAGTAACAACGAGTCAAAAACGAAAGGCAAACTACACATGATGTAGCAGCCTAACTATTACTATCCATTTGCCACCACACATCACCACTGTACACTCTGAAACCACTGTGAAACAGAATCATGTGTTCAAATCTAGACGACAGTTTGTAAGGGTCATACGAAAAGGCCATAATTTATACATGCATTTTGAGAGAAACTTTATGATAGAACATGAAGTTACTAATAAAGGGTCAGTTACTAACCATCCTGTGTCATAAGAGGATAATCTGAAGCACTGAGATTAATAAACCAGTCCCATTCTGAACTTTCCTTCAATAGTATTGCAATAGCTTGGAGGGTGCAAGCAATCATCGTAGGACCCTTATAAGTTACCAAATTGGATTGAGACATAACACGAACATTCTCCACCTCACGAAAAACTGGATCAGCTTTCACTGCATTTGCCAATTCCAACCTTTCCCTGGGCGGTGCCTCGAGATCTAAATGCAAGATGTATTGATTCCTTGGGTGGTACACTGCCTCTAATGTCCTCATCATCCTATGACTATCACCCTTGGTGCCTGATATAAGGTAGGCAAACCTTGGTGCCTCCCTTTTCACCACACTAACATTAGAAGACCTTTCTATATCTGATTCCACAAAATATCCATTGGAATTCTCTGATCTCTTGAAGGAAATGATTTCAAACGGTGATTGCTCTCCCCCACGATCAGAACTAAGTGCACCAAGAATAGCTGTCAGAACCAGACTCATAGATATAATCAAACTTGCAAAAAAAGGGAGAATCCACTTCCTGTCACTAAACATTCTTCCTGAATGAGAACCTGCATTTTTCCTCATACTCTCGTGGTACCGCCAAACCAGAATCAAACTTTTAAACCCCTTCACTTCAGGGGCAAACCAAGATCTCTTCCTGCGCTCAGTTCCTGCAGATGAGTTTAAACACAAATCTCCAAGAACCCCACAAATCTTAGCAAGATAAGAAGAGAAGTACAATGATTCGGCAGGGGAACCAGAGCAACCCTCTTAACAAGTATATTTAGCATGTAAGCACAGAAGCGTCCATGTTTTCTGCAGGATAAAACTTGGTTTTCAAACAAAGATGCTTATCTTAATCGGCAGCAATCCACACCCAATGCCAAAGATTTTGATTTGGGAGCTATATAAGTAACATACATGACAAATTGACAACGGTTCGGTAAGGGGAATTGGGACCCACCTCTAGATAACAGGCTCAGATCTGATTACACCCTCTTCAGAAAGGAACAATGTTTTAAGGTGCAAAAGGTGGAGGAAACTTCGCAATAAGTCAATGTTAAGTCTCTTTACAAGTAACCTacctatattataattataactcACAGAATCAAAACCTACACCTCAGATTTCACCTGCAGGGACTTAAATGCAAACCTGTTCTTTCTGCTTTCTTTTACTCCTCTTTTGCAAACAGTTCCCGAACCAAGATCTCTGTCACCCCAAAATTAAATACCCCAACATAGGACCAATATTGGGAACTGAACACACTTGAAAGGCAAGCATTGGGTAACTTCAGATTCAAGAGATGTTTAGTTTAAAGAAAGTGGTTCATACTCATAACTCCAGAGGAAGGAGAATCAATGAAGATTCAAAGCGATGTGTTTGAATTGAGGGTCAGGAACAAAAGGGGTGAGATTATTGTGTTGCTGTACTCTTGTTCTTTAGGCCATTTCTTAGTCTCGGAGGCAAAAGAGATTCAGGAATGGTGACTTTCCTTTCAATGCTTTGTTGGGTggcaaaattttcattttttacgTTATGTCgttgattttaatattcatGTTTGGTctttttgataatattaataataaataataataacgcGCTTCTGTTTTATCTTTCTGTGCTTTACACGTCAGATTTCTGAAGCAGCTTGAGTTTCTTGTTGGGTTTTAACTCCAACATTCAATTTGGTGAACTCTATCTTCAAACtgcattatttctttttcaatcattATTCTACAGCATTGAGATcctattcaatttttatttttcttttcatggtaAGTGCAAACACAAATCCTTTTGCCTGATAAAcccaaatttaaaaagaaaatcgcACAATAAATCTTATAACCAAATATTTACTCATATAAACTCTTTTAATAGAAAACagcaattaattaataatgattcatgtataaatttaatttaataaaataaattaagta comes from the Vigna radiata var. radiata cultivar VC1973A chromosome 2, Vradiata_ver6, whole genome shotgun sequence genome and includes:
- the LOC106756305 gene encoding beta-glucuronosyltransferase GlcAT14B isoform X2 codes for the protein MRKNAGSHSGRMFSDRKWILPFFASLIISMSLVLTAILGALSSDRGGEQSPFEIISFKRSENSNGYFVESDIERSSNVSVVKREAPRFAYLISGTKGDSHRMMRTLEAVYHPRNQYILHLDLEAPPRERLELANAVKADPVFREVENVRVMSQSNLVTYKGPTMIACTLQAIAILLKESSEWDWFINLSASDYPLMTQDENIIKVCSDVLATGTTSVHLFQSCDHCQLFRMDLYVTSLDLLYVFSNLSRNLNFIEHTHIAGWKLNQRARPIIIDPALYLSKKSDLALTTQRRTLPTSFKLFTEGYFHTVICNTEEFRHTAISHDLHYIAWDTPPKQHPISLTMKDFDKMVKSKALFARKFAKDDPVLDKIDKELLGRTHRFSPGAWCVGTTEGGADPCSVRGNVTMFRPGPGADRLSELLHVLLSKESLSKQCL
- the LOC106756305 gene encoding beta-glucuronosyltransferase GlcAT14B isoform X1, which translates into the protein MRKNAGSHSGRMFSDRKWILPFFASLIISMSLVLTAILGALSSDRGGEQSPFEIISFKRSENSNGYFVESDIERSSNVSVVKREAPRFAYLISGTKGDSHRMMRTLEAVYHPRNQYILHLDLEAPPRERLELANAVKADPVFREVENVRVMSQSNLVTYKGPTMIACTLQAIAILLKESSEWDWFINLSASDYPLMTQDENIIKVCSDVLATGTTSVHLFQSCDHCQLFRMDLYVTSLDLLYVFSNLSRNLNFIEHTHIAGWKLNQRARPIIIDPALYLSKKSDLALTTQRRTLPTSFKLFTGSAWVVLTRSFVEYCIWGWDNFPRTMLMYYTNFVSSPEGYFHTVICNTEEFRHTAISHDLHYIAWDTPPKQHPISLTMKDFDKMVKSKALFARKFAKDDPVLDKIDKELLGRTHRFSPGAWCVGTTEGGADPCSVRGNVTMFRPGPGADRLSELLHVLLSKESLSKQCL
- the LOC106756305 gene encoding beta-glucuronosyltransferase GlcAT14A isoform X3, with the protein product MRKNAGSHSGRMFSDRKWILPFFASLIISMSLVLTAILGALSSDRGGEQSPFEIISFKRSENSNGYFVESDIERSSNVSVVKREAPRFAYLISGTKGDSHRMMRTLEAVYHPRNQYILHLDLEAPPRERLELANAVKADPVFREVENVRVMSQSNLVTYKGPTMIACTLQAIAILLKESSEWDWFINLSASDYPLMTQDDLLYVFSNLSRNLNFIEHTHIAGWKLNQRARPIIIDPALYLSKKSDLALTTQRRTLPTSFKLFTGSAWVVLTRSFVEYCIWGWDNFPRTMLMYYTNFVSSPEGYFHTVICNTEEFRHTAISHDLHYIAWDTPPKQHPISLTMKDFDKMVKSKALFARKFAKDDPVLDKIDKELLGRTHRFSPGAWCVGTTEGGADPCSVRGNVTMFRPGPGADRLSELLHVLLSKESLSKQCL